A stretch of the Desulforamulus ferrireducens genome encodes the following:
- a CDS encoding FeoA family protein — protein MRNTLFDLPIGKTAIVQAIRAEGMTRRRMMDLGLVPGTKVEAVRLSPAGDPKAFRIRGAIIAFRQEEGTQVIVDMKEEQ, from the coding sequence ATGAGAAATACCCTTTTTGATCTACCCATAGGAAAAACGGCCATAGTTCAGGCTATCCGTGCCGAGGGTATGACCAGAAGAAGGATGATGGATTTAGGATTAGTGCCTGGTACCAAGGTAGAGGCTGTCAGATTAAGTCCTGCCGGCGACCCTAAGGCCTTTAGAATTAGAGGTGCCATCATAGCCTTTAGGCAAGAAGAAGGAACTCAAGTAATAGTGGATATGAAGGAGGAGCAGTAA
- a CDS encoding recombinase family protein: MYGYARVSSTEQNLDRQIKALVKYGVEDRHIITDKMSGKNFDRPGYQTLKCQLLRSCDVLVIKELDRLGRDYEQIKSEWHDLRQMGVDIVVLDMPILSTADKSDLEKTLIANIVFELLAYLSEKERIKIRTRQAEGVEAARKKGVKFGRPKVQVPTNFKDEVRKWKSGEQTATETMTKLGLKRTTFYKLVKEVQYV; this comes from the coding sequence ATGTATGGTTACGCAAGGGTCAGCTCGACGGAACAAAATCTTGACCGACAAATAAAAGCTCTTGTAAAGTACGGAGTTGAGGACAGACACATCATTACAGATAAGATGTCTGGAAAGAACTTTGACCGCCCCGGCTATCAGACGCTTAAATGCCAGCTGTTAAGGTCTTGCGATGTTTTAGTCATCAAGGAATTAGACAGGCTTGGTCGTGATTATGAGCAGATAAAGAGCGAGTGGCATGACCTACGACAGATGGGCGTTGATATAGTTGTACTTGATATGCCGATACTGTCTACTGCCGATAAAAGTGACCTTGAAAAGACTTTGATTGCTAACATTGTTTTCGAGTTGCTTGCGTATCTGTCAGAGAAGGAACGAATAAAAATCAGAACCAGACAAGCAGAAGGGGTTGAAGCGGCTCGAAAGAAAGGCGTCAAGTTTGGACGGCCTAAGGTTCAAGTTCCAACTAACTTTAAAGATGAAGTCCGTAAGTGGAAGTCTGGCGAACAGACGGCTACGGAAACAATGACAAAGCTGGGATTGAAGCGAACTACTTTCTATAAACTTGTAAAGGAGGTGCAATATGTCTGA
- a CDS encoding FeoB small GTPase domain-containing protein: MGLTHRSCGKGVNKESFHRASDKADFVIALAGNPNTGKSTVFNALTGLHQHTGNWPGKTVLRAEGRYINQGQVYHLVDLPGTYSLLANSVEEQVARDYLCFHKPDATVVVVDATCLERNLNLVLQVLEITPKVVVCVNLIDEAKRKKIRLDIEKLSNHLGVPVVATAARDGEGLEQLIQTIAQVVNGTIKTTPFQVKYEEKIERAVAHLEPLIKQLVGTDFNTRWLALRLLDQDEVVIKALRKHLKQREVFTPSIGGELWA, translated from the coding sequence ATGGGGCTAACTCACCGTTCCTGTGGCAAAGGAGTCAATAAGGAAAGTTTCCATAGAGCTTCTGACAAAGCGGATTTTGTCATTGCCCTGGCGGGTAATCCCAATACTGGCAAAAGTACGGTATTTAATGCCCTCACTGGGTTGCATCAACATACCGGTAATTGGCCCGGCAAAACGGTATTGCGGGCGGAGGGTAGATATATTAACCAAGGTCAGGTTTATCATCTGGTGGATTTACCCGGCACCTATTCACTGTTAGCCAATTCGGTGGAGGAACAGGTGGCTAGGGATTATCTGTGTTTTCATAAACCCGATGCTACAGTGGTGGTAGTGGATGCCACTTGCTTGGAAAGAAATCTAAACTTGGTTTTGCAAGTGCTGGAGATTACACCTAAGGTGGTGGTTTGCGTCAATTTGATTGATGAGGCCAAAAGAAAAAAAATAAGACTGGACATAGAAAAACTATCTAATCACCTGGGTGTACCGGTGGTGGCTACGGCGGCCCGTGATGGTGAAGGGCTGGAACAACTAATCCAGACCATTGCCCAGGTGGTCAATGGCACCATAAAAACCACCCCCTTTCAGGTTAAATATGAGGAGAAAATTGAAAGGGCTGTGGCTCACCTGGAACCCCTGATAAAACAACTGGTTGGTACTGATTTTAATACCCGCTGGCTGGCTTTGCGCTTGCTGGATCAGGATGAAGTTGTGATTAAGGCGCTTCGCAAACATTTAAAGCAAAGGGAAGTTTTTACCCCCAGCATCGGAGGTGAACTGTGGGCGTGA
- a CDS encoding helix-turn-helix domain-containing protein, giving the protein MEYLSAKEVAEKWNISRRRVQVLCEEGRIPGAFKLSDVWVIPKDAEKPADRRKTKKKQIKREVDKLVSED; this is encoded by the coding sequence ATGGAATATTTATCCGCAAAGGAAGTAGCTGAGAAGTGGAATATCTCAAGACGGAGAGTTCAAGTACTTTGTGAGGAAGGTAGAATACCAGGAGCCTTTAAACTCAGTGATGTTTGGGTCATACCCAAAGATGCGGAAAAACCTGCAGATAGACGTAAGACTAAGAAAAAGCAAATAAAAAGAGAGGTAGATAAATTAGTGTCGGAGGATTGA
- a CDS encoding [Fe-Fe] hydrogenase large subunit C-terminal domain-containing protein, translated as MTFSFLAGVIPILFIKTDHENCRKCYACVRACPVKTIAIKKGLPEIIEEGCLTCGRCVLACSIGAKVVQDDTTMVQQWIAEGQSVAAIVAPSFPASFAVSGGKMVSALQRLGFSTVQEVAYGAGICAKEYANYYRQNPDKMTISTACPAVVQLVEKHFPSLLPHLAPIDSPMLIQSKIVKSMYPDHKIVFIGPCLAKKHEAADANTAGYVDAVITFRQLNQWFVQENINCQEMPDALWDNPKPELSRTFPISGGLLKSSNIQEDIASMEIIVVEGAGRCIEVLKAVENGEFTPRFLDMLICEGCVMGPGMLSDKCYVVRARQVAEQIDQNQNIADDKLPEIINELTFERVFTPQPLVKRTFSDEEIWQTLKETGKHSQRDLINCSACGYDTCWEKAVACLQGMAEKEMCLPFLLRQVPSLTNSLMDMSNKLMLSMESINFSTLTLKGTTNKMNIKNRQLETLLAETNAIASDTLALANKVLTMVSEYQDSTKGQGENTKISAADMAEIKQIAAQSKLQSENATRVFQDIASVLTRLKEDSDMILEQERAIKVVTNSLEQIVATYDQLLNIGAAMANIGRNYT; from the coding sequence ATGACTTTTTCTTTTCTAGCGGGGGTGATTCCCATTTTATTTATAAAAACTGACCATGAGAATTGCCGTAAGTGTTATGCCTGTGTTAGGGCTTGTCCGGTGAAAACAATTGCCATTAAAAAAGGTTTGCCGGAGATTATTGAAGAAGGTTGTTTAACCTGTGGACGTTGTGTTTTGGCCTGCTCCATCGGAGCCAAGGTGGTCCAGGATGATACAACCATGGTGCAGCAGTGGATTGCCGAGGGACAATCGGTGGCTGCCATTGTGGCACCTTCCTTTCCGGCATCCTTTGCTGTATCAGGCGGTAAAATGGTAAGTGCATTGCAGCGTTTGGGTTTTTCTACGGTGCAAGAGGTAGCCTATGGTGCGGGAATTTGCGCCAAGGAATATGCCAATTATTACCGACAAAATCCAGACAAGATGACTATCTCAACTGCTTGTCCGGCGGTGGTTCAGTTAGTTGAAAAGCACTTTCCCAGTTTATTGCCGCATCTGGCCCCCATTGACTCACCCATGTTAATCCAGTCCAAGATAGTTAAGTCCATGTACCCCGATCATAAAATAGTATTTATCGGTCCTTGCCTGGCCAAAAAACATGAGGCGGCAGATGCCAATACAGCTGGCTATGTAGATGCTGTCATTACCTTCCGGCAGCTTAATCAGTGGTTTGTCCAGGAAAATATCAACTGTCAGGAAATGCCAGATGCTCTATGGGACAATCCTAAGCCGGAACTGTCCCGGACCTTTCCCATCAGCGGGGGCCTGTTGAAATCTTCCAACATTCAGGAAGATATAGCCAGCATGGAGATTATTGTGGTGGAAGGGGCCGGTCGCTGTATTGAAGTATTAAAGGCAGTGGAAAACGGTGAGTTTACTCCCCGCTTTTTAGATATGTTGATTTGCGAGGGCTGTGTGATGGGCCCTGGCATGTTAAGTGATAAATGTTATGTTGTGCGTGCCCGTCAAGTGGCGGAACAAATTGACCAAAATCAAAACATAGCCGACGACAAACTACCGGAGATTATCAATGAGTTGACCTTTGAGCGGGTATTTACACCCCAACCTCTGGTAAAAAGGACATTTTCCGACGAGGAAATATGGCAGACCTTAAAAGAAACTGGTAAACACAGTCAACGGGACCTAATTAACTGTAGTGCCTGCGGCTATGATACCTGTTGGGAAAAGGCAGTTGCCTGCCTGCAAGGTATGGCGGAAAAGGAAATGTGCCTGCCCTTCCTTCTCAGGCAAGTACCTTCTTTAACTAATAGTTTGATGGATATGAGTAACAAACTTATGCTATCTATGGAGTCCATCAACTTCTCTACCCTAACCCTTAAAGGCACCACCAATAAAATGAATATTAAGAATCGTCAGTTAGAAACATTATTGGCAGAAACCAATGCAATTGCCAGTGATACTTTGGCATTAGCCAATAAAGTCTTAACCATGGTCTCTGAGTATCAGGATTCAACCAAAGGGCAAGGAGAAAATACCAAAATATCTGCTGCAGATATGGCTGAAATTAAGCAGATTGCTGCCCAAAGTAAGCTGCAATCCGAAAACGCCACCCGTGTTTTTCAAGATATTGCCAGTGTATTAACCAGACTAAAAGAAGACAGTGATATGATTTTGGAACAGGAAAGGGCTATTAAGGTGGTAACCAACTCCCTGGAACAAATCGTAGCCACCTATGATCAACTGCTTAATATTGGAGCGGCCATGGCTAATATTGGCCGAAATTATACTTAA
- a CDS encoding helicase-related protein, with product MRPPKVLDNKKYRVIDELKAELRKGSKLSIISAYFTIYAYEELKKELSKIDSMRFIFTEPTFVRKDQELYREYFIVRHPEKKISGNEFEIKLRNEMKQAAIAKECAEWLEKKAEIKSLRRPNPAQPRLVYIDNPEDNVLIHGTVDFTTDGLGITPSNRLDYNMCMYGKEYTIDFLQSFNELWEDDTAVQDVKEKVLEQIRILYKENTPEFIYFVTLYNIFYDYLDELTEDNIVKSRTGFKETLIWNKLYKFQKDAVMGAIDKLEKYNGCIIADSVGLGKTFTALAVIKYYELRNDRVLVLVPKKLRENWTIYTQNDKRNIFAADRFNYDVLNHTDLSRTNGYSGEINLATLNWSNYDLVVIDESHNFRNNPPVKGRVTRYQRLMNDIIKSGVKTKVLMLSATPVNNRMNDIKNQIAFITEGRDDAFKDVGLDSIEFILRKAQTVFNRWSELPEHERTTETFVNMMDTDYFKLLDTVTIARSRKHIEKYYNLEEIGKFPTRLPPENRYPAIDAKGEFPPIEDINRLIKKLTLCIYSPLAYVLPEKRAAYEDKYDMVVGSSKSIFRQIDREQSLVGLMRVNILKRLESSINSFAITVENILHKIDKALEAIEQRQFDYDAELDINDIDIDDPELESLMFGNNVKVLLQDMDLIKWKQDLLADKDKLETILLEAMIVTPERDAKLIELRTLIESKIRNPINPGNKKVIVFTAFADTARYLYENLADYFAKKGIYSAIVTGSGDNHSNLPISKELRKSIKISDINTILTLFSPISKECSKIYPEVNEYIDILIATDCVSEGQNLQDCDYLINYDIHWNPVRIIQRFGRIDRIGSINQSVKLVNFWATKDLDEYINLQQRVRGRMVLLDVSATGEENIIETDSGKEMRDLEYRKKQLERLQKEVVDLEDISGGISITDLTFNDFKIELMEYMKANRKLLDEAPNGMYAVAKIDESVKDTIKPGVIFTLRQVKGKQQSKEQNPLFPYYMVYIADDGEVKLSFLHAKKILDFYKKLCSGKNEVLKELVEEFNKETNDGRKMNHYSDLLEASIENILGKKQEIGVASLFSKGGTTMPKRTFDGIEDFELITFLVIKG from the coding sequence ATGAGGCCACCTAAGGTTTTGGATAATAAAAAGTATAGGGTTATAGATGAGTTAAAGGCGGAATTACGTAAAGGTTCAAAGTTATCAATCATATCAGCTTACTTTACCATCTATGCTTATGAAGAACTTAAAAAGGAACTTAGTAAGATAGATAGTATGAGGTTCATTTTTACCGAGCCTACTTTTGTACGTAAGGACCAGGAGCTTTATAGGGAATATTTCATAGTTCGTCACCCTGAAAAAAAGATATCTGGCAATGAGTTTGAAATAAAGCTAAGGAATGAAATGAAGCAGGCGGCCATAGCCAAGGAATGTGCCGAGTGGCTGGAAAAGAAAGCAGAAATAAAATCTCTAAGACGGCCAAATCCTGCTCAGCCAAGACTGGTTTATATAGATAATCCTGAAGATAATGTTTTAATACATGGAACTGTTGACTTTACTACTGATGGTTTGGGTATCACTCCTTCTAATAGATTAGACTATAACATGTGTATGTATGGTAAGGAATATACTATTGATTTTTTACAGTCCTTCAATGAACTATGGGAGGATGATACTGCTGTTCAAGATGTTAAAGAAAAAGTTCTTGAACAAATACGAATTCTTTATAAAGAAAATACTCCTGAGTTCATCTACTTTGTTACTCTTTACAATATTTTCTATGATTATCTTGACGAGCTTACCGAAGATAACATTGTTAAAAGCCGTACAGGCTTTAAGGAGACCCTAATCTGGAATAAGCTTTATAAGTTCCAGAAAGACGCCGTTATGGGGGCAATTGATAAGCTTGAGAAGTACAATGGCTGCATTATAGCTGACAGTGTGGGATTAGGAAAAACTTTTACTGCACTGGCTGTAATTAAATACTACGAACTCAGAAACGATAGGGTTCTTGTACTCGTACCCAAGAAACTTCGTGAAAACTGGACCATTTATACCCAAAATGATAAACGCAATATTTTTGCTGCGGACAGGTTTAATTACGATGTTCTAAACCACACTGACCTTAGTAGGACAAATGGCTATTCTGGTGAGATTAATCTTGCCACATTAAACTGGTCAAACTATGACCTTGTCGTAATAGATGAGAGCCACAACTTTAGGAATAATCCACCGGTGAAAGGACGTGTGACTCGGTATCAGCGCTTGATGAATGATATTATAAAATCCGGTGTTAAAACAAAGGTGCTTATGTTGTCAGCAACCCCTGTGAACAACCGGATGAATGATATCAAGAACCAAATCGCTTTTATAACTGAGGGCAGGGATGATGCCTTCAAGGACGTGGGTCTGGATAGTATTGAATTTATTTTAAGAAAAGCACAAACCGTATTCAATAGATGGTCTGAGCTGCCTGAACACGAAAGAACAACTGAAACATTTGTCAATATGATGGATACTGATTATTTTAAGCTTTTAGATACGGTAACTATTGCCCGTTCCAGAAAGCATATAGAAAAATATTATAACTTAGAGGAGATAGGCAAGTTTCCAACCAGACTACCCCCTGAGAACAGATATCCGGCAATTGATGCAAAAGGCGAGTTCCCACCTATTGAAGATATCAATAGACTTATAAAAAAACTTACCTTATGTATCTATTCACCTTTGGCTTATGTGCTTCCTGAAAAAAGAGCTGCTTATGAAGATAAATACGATATGGTAGTAGGCTCAAGCAAAAGTATCTTTAGGCAGATAGATAGGGAGCAAAGTTTAGTCGGACTTATGCGTGTAAATATTTTAAAAAGATTGGAAAGCTCCATCAATTCCTTTGCGATAACTGTTGAGAATATTCTCCACAAAATAGATAAGGCTCTCGAAGCCATAGAACAAAGGCAATTTGATTATGATGCAGAACTAGATATCAATGATATTGATATAGACGACCCAGAGCTTGAAAGCCTCATGTTCGGCAACAATGTAAAGGTATTGCTCCAAGATATGGACCTTATCAAGTGGAAACAAGACCTACTGGCCGATAAGGACAAGCTGGAAACCATTTTATTGGAAGCTATGATTGTTACTCCAGAAAGGGACGCCAAGTTAATTGAACTTAGAACCCTCATAGAAAGCAAAATACGAAATCCAATAAACCCTGGAAACAAAAAGGTTATTGTATTTACTGCATTTGCTGATACAGCCAGATATTTATATGAGAATTTGGCCGATTATTTTGCTAAAAAAGGTATCTATTCCGCAATTGTAACAGGAAGTGGTGATAATCATTCCAATTTACCTATATCAAAAGAATTGAGAAAATCGATTAAAATATCAGATATAAATACTATATTGACCTTGTTCTCTCCTATCTCGAAGGAGTGTTCTAAGATATATCCCGAAGTTAATGAATATATAGATATACTTATTGCTACCGATTGTGTATCTGAAGGCCAGAACCTGCAAGACTGCGATTATTTGATAAATTACGATATTCATTGGAATCCGGTCAGAATTATACAACGATTCGGGCGTATAGACCGTATTGGTTCAATTAACCAATCTGTCAAATTAGTAAACTTTTGGGCTACCAAGGACTTGGACGAGTACATAAACCTCCAGCAGCGTGTCAGAGGCAGGATGGTTTTATTGGATGTGTCTGCCACAGGTGAGGAAAATATTATAGAAACAGACTCTGGCAAAGAGATGAGAGACCTCGAATACCGTAAGAAGCAGCTTGAAAGGCTTCAGAAAGAGGTTGTGGACTTAGAAGATATATCGGGAGGCATATCGATAACAGATCTGACCTTTAATGATTTTAAGATTGAGCTTATGGAATATATGAAAGCCAATAGAAAGCTTTTAGATGAGGCGCCAAATGGAATGTATGCTGTTGCAAAGATAGACGAAAGCGTAAAAGATACTATAAAGCCAGGAGTGATTTTTACCCTTAGACAAGTCAAAGGGAAACAACAAAGCAAAGAGCAGAACCCTCTATTTCCCTATTATATGGTTTATATCGCAGATGATGGGGAAGTAAAGCTATCTTTCCTGCATGCTAAGAAGATACTGGATTTTTATAAAAAACTATGCTCTGGTAAGAATGAAGTGTTAAAAGAGTTGGTAGAGGAATTCAACAAAGAGACCAATGATGGTCGTAAAATGAATCATTATTCAGATTTGTTGGAAGCTTCCATTGAAAACATATTAGGCAAGAAGCAGGAGATTGGGGTGGCCAGCCTCTTTAGTAAAGGCGGCACCACCATGCCGAAAAGAACCTTTGATGGTATTGAGGATTTTGAACTGATTACATTTTTGGTCATAAAGGGATAG
- a CDS encoding metal-dependent transcriptional regulator, translated as MLSPSLEDYLEEIYRISQRGETVRTTDIAACLNVSLPSVTKAMQKLDESKYIHYRRYREIVLTDSGKKLGHFLVERNRIIREFLKLIGSACDVAAEAEAMEHYLSLPTLSAIMNFVKFSEQHPAWLEEYRKFCQNASD; from the coding sequence TTGTTATCTCCCAGTTTGGAAGATTACTTGGAGGAAATCTATCGTATTAGTCAGCGTGGTGAAACTGTCAGAACTACCGACATAGCCGCCTGTTTAAACGTGAGCTTGCCTTCGGTGACCAAGGCCATGCAAAAATTAGATGAGAGTAAATATATTCATTACCGACGTTACAGAGAAATTGTTTTAACTGACAGCGGTAAAAAGCTGGGGCATTTTTTGGTGGAGAGGAATCGCATTATCCGCGAATTCCTCAAGTTAATTGGCTCGGCCTGTGATGTGGCAGCAGAAGCCGAAGCCATGGAGCATTATCTTTCCCTGCCCACCCTGTCGGCAATCATGAATTTTGTTAAATTTAGTGAGCAGCACCCCGCCTGGTTGGAGGAATATCGCAAATTTTGCCAAAACGCCAGTGATTAA
- a CDS encoding NCS2 family permease, with protein sequence MERFFNFSAYGTSFKTEFIGGLTTFLSMCYILVANPLILGQAGMDSGAVFTATALAAIIGTLTMGLFANYPLALAPSLGLNSFFTYSVVIGMGVPWETALAGVLVSGLLFLGITAFKIREKIIDAIPESLKYAIASGIGFFVAFIGLKNSGIIVSSPATFVALGNLHDPSTLLAIFGFIISVILILRGFQGGIFYGMVITTVIGIAVGIIEKPTAIVGSIPSLQPTLGVAISHLNSVLNVEMLVVVFTFLFVSFFDASGTLIAVANQAGIMKNNKIPRVSQALVADASASVVGSLLGTSTVTALIESSAGIAAGARTGFSSLVVAGFFFLALFFSPLLSVITAPVTAPALIIVGAMMASQIQKINWQQLHMAIPAFVTIIMMPLTFSVATGIALGFIIYPIIMLALKKQREIHPIMYGLMIVFIVYFAYIS encoded by the coding sequence ATGGAAAGATTTTTTAATTTTAGCGCCTATGGAACTTCCTTCAAAACTGAGTTTATTGGGGGCCTAACAACCTTTTTGTCCATGTGCTACATCCTGGTGGCTAACCCCTTGATCCTTGGCCAAGCCGGTATGGACAGCGGGGCTGTTTTTACCGCCACTGCCTTAGCAGCCATCATAGGCACACTAACCATGGGTCTGTTTGCTAATTACCCCCTGGCTTTGGCTCCCAGTCTCGGGTTGAATTCCTTTTTTACCTACTCGGTGGTAATTGGTATGGGGGTGCCTTGGGAAACCGCCTTGGCCGGAGTTCTGGTCTCCGGTTTGCTTTTTCTGGGCATTACTGCCTTTAAGATCAGGGAAAAAATAATTGACGCCATTCCGGAAAGCTTAAAATACGCCATTGCCAGTGGAATTGGTTTTTTTGTTGCCTTTATAGGCTTAAAAAACTCCGGCATTATTGTCAGTAGCCCTGCCACCTTCGTGGCCCTCGGCAATTTACATGACCCCTCTACCCTCCTGGCCATCTTTGGCTTTATCATTAGTGTTATTTTAATCTTACGGGGCTTTCAGGGTGGTATTTTCTACGGCATGGTCATAACCACCGTCATAGGCATCGCTGTAGGGATCATTGAAAAACCAACGGCCATCGTGGGCAGTATACCCAGCTTGCAGCCAACCCTGGGTGTGGCCATTAGCCATCTAAACAGCGTATTAAATGTAGAGATGTTAGTGGTGGTTTTTACCTTCTTATTTGTTAGTTTCTTCGACGCCTCCGGTACTCTCATCGCGGTGGCCAATCAAGCCGGTATTATGAAAAACAATAAAATACCCCGGGTTAGTCAAGCCCTGGTGGCAGATGCCTCTGCTTCGGTAGTTGGTTCACTCTTGGGTACCTCCACTGTCACTGCCTTGATTGAATCCTCCGCCGGCATTGCGGCAGGTGCCCGCACCGGTTTTTCTTCCCTGGTGGTAGCTGGCTTCTTCTTTCTGGCCTTGTTCTTCTCCCCGCTTTTGTCTGTTATTACTGCCCCTGTCACCGCACCGGCGTTAATTATTGTGGGAGCTATGATGGCCAGTCAAATTCAAAAAATTAATTGGCAGCAATTGCATATGGCCATTCCCGCCTTTGTCACCATTATTATGATGCCCTTAACCTTCAGTGTGGCCACCGGTATTGCTCTAGGCTTTATTATCTATCCCATTATTATGCTGGCCCTGAAAAAACAACGGGAGATTCATCCCATCATGTACGGGCTAATGATAGTATTCATAGTCTATTTTGCCTATATTAGTTAA
- a CDS encoding ferrous iron transporter B has protein sequence MGVTPRITANLDSILKEVKLINIPPQEVNDVVVSSIYRAAEAIAGQVVSQPEKPKIDWDQKIDDILTSKLWGFPAMLFLLGVIFWLTIAGANVPSEILASALFWGEERLTELCHYLHAPVWVHGLFVEGVYRSLAWVVSVMLPPMAIFFPCFTLLEDLGYLPRVAFNLDRLFKKAGTHGKQALTMSMGFGCNAAGIVACRIIESPRERLIAMLTNNFVPCNGRFPTLIALASLLILGIGTTIGATFIVVGVVLLGIVMTLLVSWLLSKTLLKGVPSSFTLELPPYRKPQVGKIIVRSIFDRTLFVLGRAVCMAAPAGAITWLLANIYVDNLSILAHCANFLNPFGQLIGLDGFILMAFILGLPANEIVLPILIMSYLSSGSLVELASLQDLQQLFLEQGWTWLTALCMMLFSLLHFPCSTTLWTIWRESRSAKWTVLAALIPLSIACGVCFIVAQTARMIG, from the coding sequence GTGGGCGTGACTCCACGCATTACCGCCAATCTGGATAGTATCCTCAAAGAGGTTAAGTTAATTAATATTCCTCCCCAAGAGGTTAACGATGTCGTGGTCAGCAGTATTTATCGAGCCGCCGAAGCAATTGCCGGTCAGGTGGTTAGTCAACCGGAAAAACCTAAAATTGACTGGGATCAAAAAATAGACGACATTCTCACCTCCAAATTATGGGGTTTTCCCGCCATGCTTTTTCTCCTGGGGGTCATCTTCTGGTTGACCATAGCGGGGGCTAACGTTCCTTCAGAAATACTTGCCTCGGCTTTGTTTTGGGGGGAGGAACGACTAACCGAGTTGTGTCATTATCTTCATGCTCCGGTCTGGGTGCATGGGCTCTTTGTGGAAGGGGTTTACCGCAGTTTAGCCTGGGTAGTATCCGTGATGCTGCCGCCCATGGCTATTTTCTTCCCCTGTTTTACATTGCTGGAGGATTTAGGTTACCTCCCCAGGGTTGCCTTTAACCTGGATCGACTGTTTAAAAAGGCAGGAACTCACGGCAAACAGGCGCTCACCATGAGTATGGGTTTTGGTTGTAACGCCGCAGGGATAGTGGCCTGCCGGATTATCGAATCACCCCGGGAACGGTTAATTGCCATGTTGACCAATAACTTTGTGCCCTGTAACGGACGTTTTCCCACCTTAATTGCCCTGGCCAGCTTGCTGATTTTAGGTATAGGTACAACCATTGGGGCTACTTTTATTGTGGTGGGAGTTGTTTTGCTGGGTATCGTTATGACTCTGCTGGTCTCCTGGCTGCTGTCCAAAACCCTATTAAAGGGTGTGCCTTCATCCTTTACCTTGGAACTTCCACCCTATCGTAAGCCCCAGGTGGGTAAAATAATTGTACGTTCGATTTTTGACCGTACCCTGTTTGTTTTGGGGCGGGCGGTGTGTATGGCTGCACCGGCAGGTGCCATTACCTGGCTGTTGGCCAATATCTACGTGGATAATCTGAGTATTTTAGCGCACTGTGCCAATTTCCTTAACCCCTTTGGTCAATTAATTGGTTTAGATGGCTTTATTTTAATGGCCTTTATCCTGGGCCTGCCGGCCAATGAAATTGTTTTACCAATCTTAATCATGAGCTATCTGTCCAGTGGTTCGCTGGTTGAACTGGCAAGTCTGCAAGATTTACAGCAGCTTTTTCTTGAACAGGGCTGGACCTGGCTAACTGCTCTGTGCATGATGCTTTTTTCCTTGTTGCATTTTCCCTGCAGCACAACCCTCTGGACCATTTGGCGGGAATCCCGTAGTGCGAAATGGACAGTGCTGGCCGCCTTAATACCCCTGAGTATTGCCTGCGGCGTGTGCTTTATAGTTGCCCAGACGGCTAGAATGATTGGTTAA